A segment of the Sphingomonas kaistensis genome:
CCGGCGGGACGGCCTGCCAACGCCGCGCCGTCGCCCGCAGCAGCAGGTTGCGGCGTTCGACCAGATCGATCCGCCCTGCCCGCTGCTGCCGCTCGGGCCAGCGCGTCAGAAGGACCGACAATGTTTCCAGCGCGCGCTGCTGGTGAAGCGCGATTTCGCCGCCCTCGCCCAGCCTGGCGAGCAGGGCCTTGGGAGTGACCCCCTCCACCAGCAACTGGTCGAGCGTGCGCGCAAGGTCGCCGGCCAGCCGCCACGCTTCGGCCGTGCCGAGGCCGCGCGCCGACTGGAGCATGCCCGCAAGCTCGGCCTGGCGGGTAAGCGGATCGACCGCGGGGGCGATCGGGTCACCGGTCAGGCTTTCAAAGGCGCCGCCAATCCGTTCGTCGAGGGAAGGATCGCCGATCGGGATCAGCCGCGGCAACAGCAGTCCGGTGCCGCTCGCCCGGACGAACGCCTCGGTCACGGTGCGCACCGCGCGGGCATTGGGAAGAAGGACGCGTCCCCGCGCAAGCGCCAGCGGGTCGCCTCCGTGGCGACTGATCAGCTCAAGCGCGAGGGCGTCGGCAAAGCTTGCCTCGGCGGGGATCGACCACAGGCTCGGGCCGGGCCGCGGCTCACTCGCGGGCAAGCGCTTCCTCGGTGGCGGAAATGGCGCCCGGCGTCCCGACGTCGAACCACAAGCCTTGATGGACGACCCCGAAGCAGCGGCCTTCCTCGATCGCCCGGTCCCACAGGATATTGGTGGAAAACGGTCCATCCGGCGCACCGTCGAGAAGGCGCTGGGCCATGATCTGGATGCCGGTATAGACGAAGGGGGCGATGCGGCCGGGCGCGCGACGGCGCAAGCGGCCGCCCGCATCCATGTGGAAGTCGCCGCTCCCGCCATGATTGCCGGCCCGCGCCTGTGGCACCAGCAACAAAAGGGCGTCCATTCGGTCGCCGTCCCAGTGGCTGGCGAGCAGCTTCAGCGTGTCGCTCGGCCCGTCGACCCAGAAATTGTCGCTGTTCACCGCCAGGAACGGATCGCAATCGATCAGCGGACGCGCCCGTACCAGCCCGCCGCCGGTTTCCAGCAGCAGCTCGCGTTCGTCGCTGATCGCGACATCGAGGTCCTTGCAGCGCGCCTTGAGATGCGCCTCGAGGCTGTCGGCGAGATAATGGACATTCACCACCACCCGCTCGACCCCGGACGCGCGCAGGCGATCGAGGACATGATCGAGCAGCGCCTTGCCGGCGACCTCGACCAGCGGCTTGGGCCGGGTCGCGGTCAGCGGGCGCATCCGCTTGCCAAGGCCCGCCGCCATCACCATCGCGCAGCGTGGAACGGTGGCGCTGATGTCCGGGCGGATGCGCAGGGTGCGGTGGAGAGTGGCGGTCATTCGGCGTCGCTCCAGGCAGCAGCGCGCGCCTCGGGCGGCACGTTGCGGTCGAACCAGTCTTTCACCGGCGCCAGGTGCGGCGCCGCGAGGTCGCGCTCGAGCAGGCCCCACATCCGCGGCTGGAAGCGGCGATAGCCGGGTTTGTTGTCGCGCTTCCACAGGCGGCAAAAGACGCCAAGGATGCGGGTGTTGCGCTGCGCCGCCAGCGCCCAATAGGCCTGGCGGAAAGGCTCGCCCTGCCCGCTTGCGGCGACATAGCGGTCGAGCATCCCCTGCTCGACCGATGGCGATACGTCGCGCCGCGCGTCCTCAAGGATCGAGGCGAGGTCGTAGGCCGGGTGTCCTGCAAGCGCATCCTGGAAGTCGAGCAGGCCGAGGTGGGCGTGGCCCTCCCGGCCGCTGACCAGCATGATGTTCTCGGCATGGAAGTCCCGCAGCACGGTAACCGGCCCGAGGCCGTCCGCCGCGACCGGTGCCAGCACCGCGCTCCAGGCGTCGGCGAAGGACGCGCGATCGACCTCGATCCCGACCGCCGATGCATACCAGTCCGGAAACAGCTCGAGCTCGCTCAGCCATTCGGTCAGGCCGTGCG
Coding sequences within it:
- a CDS encoding aminoglycoside phosphotransferase family protein; its protein translation is MIPPATCDRFLADAGWEGARVEPLAGDASFRRYFRVHHPDRGAAVLMDAPPPHEDPRPFIAVAEWLVGHGFSAPDILARDLDQGLLLLADFGDIRLRETLDEMPAEETRLYGAATDLLADLHRHPPMPGLPPHGLTEWLSELELFPDWYASAVGIEVDRASFADAWSAVLAPVAADGLGPVTVLRDFHAENIMLVSGREGHAHLGLLDFQDALAGHPAYDLASILEDARRDVSPSVEQGMLDRYVAASGQGEPFRQAYWALAAQRNTRILGVFCRLWKRDNKPGYRRFQPRMWGLLERDLAAPHLAPVKDWFDRNVPPEARAAAWSDAE
- a CDS encoding nucleotidyltransferase family protein, yielding MTATLHRTLRIRPDISATVPRCAMVMAAGLGKRMRPLTATRPKPLVEVAGKALLDHVLDRLRASGVERVVVNVHYLADSLEAHLKARCKDLDVAISDERELLLETGGGLVRARPLIDCDPFLAVNSDNFWVDGPSDTLKLLASHWDGDRMDALLLLVPQARAGNHGGSGDFHMDAGGRLRRRAPGRIAPFVYTGIQIMAQRLLDGAPDGPFSTNILWDRAIEEGRCFGVVHQGLWFDVGTPGAISATEEALARE